A window of the Cannabis sativa cultivar Pink pepper isolate KNU-18-1 chromosome X, ASM2916894v1, whole genome shotgun sequence genome harbors these coding sequences:
- the LOC115714604 gene encoding kinesin-like protein KIN-4C isoform X1, protein MENLETKAVDSSQCVRVAVNIRPLITSEVLFGCTDCISVVPGEPQVQIGSHSFTYDYVYGGTGSPSTIYEDCVAPLVDALFHGYNATVLAYGQTGSGKTYTMGTNYTGEGSSFGIIPKVMDSIFKGVCSKKSNTEFLIRVSFIEIFKEEVFDLLDTSSTTFSKNEGAAPSKPVGPARAPIQIRETANGGITLAGVTEAEVQTKEEMASYLTRGSLSRATASTNMNSQSSRSHAIFTITMEQKKIVSCPNGTSTDDFGDEILCAKLHLVDLAGSERAKRTGADGMRFKEGIHINKGLLALGNVISALGDEKKRKEGGHVPYRDSKLTRLLQDSLGGNSKTVMIACVSPADTNAEETLNTLKYANRARNIQNKAVINRDPMAAQLQRMRNQVEQLQAELLFYRGDAGTPYEELQILKKKVSLLEASKEELQRELQERQVTCEHLTQRAFEAQVEKDKLAMKIEMARNGKSWDEVELHSEQEHDLLKNYVSKIQELEGELLQLKNSNNRKHGLIDCADLDDDEFRSKNVLFPCGNEYSDYDCKIGDIAADIVDHEKEQEHSSVQEKLDRELKELDKELEQKEAEMKRVAGGNTSVLKQHYEKKVHELEQEKRVLQREIDELRHNLANISFTTDDGAQKLKEDYLQKLNLLESQVSVLKKKQDAQAQLLRQKQKSDEAAKRLQDEIQRIKTQKVQLQHKIKQESEQFRLWKASREKEVLQLKKEGRRNEYEMHKLLALNQRQKMVLQRKTEEASMATKRLKELLEARKASSRETSGPGSINGPGVQALMQAIEHELEVTLRVHEVRSEYERQMEDRGRMAKEIARLKEEAEMLKQANSRDCPETMSPGARNSRIYALENMLSSSSSTLVSMASQLSEAEERERGFSGRGRWSQVRSLADAKNLMNYLFNLASSSRCLVRDTEVVCREKDLQIRDLKEKIVSLSSLLRKSEMQKAELIHQVKTQSVALKHYAKGGHNYDLRKLDHRSSFIVLEDMDTSVSEKSDMENSDTENSDTEKSDVDYVSEEETPKRQRVKKRNSKNRNHSNPGSHSSNNSDHESIKLDSSGEGIVAAGGDKNYASGSGVCCSCTKSSSCKTNKCQCRSSGGLCGTACGCMASKCVNREVDKLQQSNFTERIINGIGADEPEKDRLLASHGAMLLQNALVDKPTEANEDGGPRRKALSDIGNTTAKPNVPKPNKRKKWRTSSIQLVTNPPLPSSQPESGEQPPQPQPQLQSQKLDNIANGADIPIKLPRAMRSVTTSNGGNLFKERNAEKTDELSVYKETAGGALAPPRSPIRQNRTSDEKENIGH, encoded by the exons ATGGAAAATTTGGAGACGAAGGCCGTAGATTCATCACAGTGCGTTCGAGTAGCGGTTAACATCCGTCCATTGATTACTTCGGAGGTTTTGTTTGGCTGTACGGATTGCATTTCCGTTGTTCCGGGTGAACCACAG GTGCAAATTGGTTCACATTCATTCACGTATGATTATGTTTATGGTGGCACGGGATCTCCTTCTACCATTTACGAAGATTGTGTTGCTCCATTGGTAGATGCACTCTTCCATGGCTACAATGCTACCGTCCTTGCTTATGGGCAG ACTGGTTCTGGCAAAACATACACAATGGGAACCAATTATACAGGGGAAGGAAGTAGCTTTGGTATTATCCCCAAGGTCATGGATAGTATTTTCAAAGGAGTTTGCAGTAAGAAATCTAACACAGAGTTCTTGATTCGAGTTTCTTTTATTGAG ATATTCAAGGAGGAGGTGTTTGATTTACTTGACACGAGTTCAACAACTTTCTCTAAGAATGAAGGGGCAGCTCCTTCGAAGCCTGTTGGGCCTGCAAGAGCTCCGATACAGATTAGAGAAACTGCTAATGGAGGGATAACACTTGCTGGTGTGACCGAGGCAGAGGTTCAAACAAAGGAAGAGATGGCATCGTATTTGACTCGTGGCTCTTTATCTCGGGCTACTGCGAGTACTAATATGAATAGTCAGTCAAG TCGTTCACATGCTATCTTTACAATAACCATGGAGCAAAAAAAGATTGTAAGCTGTCCAAATGGAACATCCACTGATGATTTTGGAGATGAAATTCTTTGTGCAAAACTGCACTTGGTAGATCTTGCAGGTTCTGAACGAGCAAAGCGAACGGGTGCTGATGGCATGCGATTTAAAGAAG GCATTCATATAAACAAGGGCTTACTGGCTCTTGGCAATGTGATAAGTGCCTTGGGAGATGAGAAGAAGCGAAAAGAAGGTGGCCACGTTCCTTATCGTGATAGCAAATTAACTCGCTTACTACAG GATTCTCTCGGAGGAAATAGCAAGACAGTGATGATAG CTTGTGTTAGTCCTGCTGACACAAATGCTGAGGAGACATTGAACACACTAAAGTACGCAAACCGTGCTCGTAACATCCAAAACAAGGCAGTT ATCAATCGTGATCCAATGGCAGCCCAGTTGCAAAGAATGAGGAACCAAGTTGAGCAATTGCAAGCTGAGCTTTTGTTTTATCGTGGTGATGCCGGTACACCCTATGAGGAGTTACAG ATCCTTAAAAAGAAAGTGTCTTTGCTTGAAGCAAGCAAAGAGGAGCTGCAACGGGAGTTGCAAGAGCGTCAAGTTACTTGCGAACATCTAACGCAGAGAGCTTTTGAAGCTCAG GTTGAGAAAGATAAATTAGCCATGAAAATTGAAATGGCTCGAAATGGAAAGTCTTGGGATGAAGTGGAGTTACATTCAGAGCAG GAACATGACCTGTTGAAAAATTATGTATCCAAAATTCAAGAGCTTGAAGGAGAATTGTTGCAGTTGAAGAATTCGAACAATAGAAAACATGGCCTTATTGATTGTGCTGACTTGGATGATGATGAATTTCGTTCTAAGAATGTACTATTTCCTTGTGGCAATGAGTATTCTGATTATGATTGCAAAATTGGGGACATAGCAG CTGATATTGTTGATCATGAGAAAGAGCAAGAACATTCTTCTGTTCAAGAAAAATTGGACCGTGAACTGAAAGAATTGGATAAGGAACTTGAACAAAAGGAG GCCGAAATGAAGCGAGTTGCAGGGGGTAATACCTCGGTTCTTAAacaacattatgagaaaaaaGTTCACGAGTTGGAACAAGAGAAGAGAGTTTTACAG AGAGAGATTGACGAATTAAGACACAATCTTGcaaatatttcatttactaCTGATGACGGAGCTCAAAAGTTGAAGGAAGATTATCTGCAGAAGTTGAATCTTCTAGAATCACAG GTTTCCGTGTTGAAGAAAAAACAAGATGCTCAAGCTCAGCTGTTGAGACAAAAACAGAAAAGTGATGAGGCAGCAAAACGACTACAAGACGAGATTCAGAGAATAAAAACTCAGAAG GTTCAACTTCAACATAAGATCAAACAAGAGTCAGAGCAATTTAGGTTATGGAAAGCGTCTCGAGAGAAAGAAGTTCTCCAG CTTAAgaaagagggaaggagaaatgAGTATGAGATGCATAAGCTATTAGCTTTAAATCAAAGGCAAAAAATG GTTTTACAACGAAAGACAGAAGAAGCCTCCATGGCTACAAAAAGGCTAAAAGAGCTTTTGGAAGCTCGGAAAGCTTCTTCACGTGAGACTTCTG GTCCTGGAAGCATCAATGGTCCAGGAGTTCAG GCTTTGATGCAAGCAATTGAACATGAGCTTGAAGTTACTCTACGTGTACATGAAGTGCGCTCTGAATATGAGAGACAAATGGAAGA CCGGGGTAGAATGGCCAAGGAGATTGCAAGGCTAAAGGAAGAAGCGGAGATGCTGAAACAAGCTAATTCAAG AGATTGTCCTGAAACGATGTCTCCTGGTGCAAGAAACTCACGGATTTATGCACTTGAAAATATGCTTTCTTCTTCATCTAGCACCCTTGTTTCTATGGCATCACAATTATCAGAAGCAGAGGAGCGCGAGCGGGGTTTTAGTGGCAGAGGTCGTTGGAGTCAAGTTCGGTCTCTTGCTGATGCAAAGAATTTGATGAATTATCTATTCAATTTAGCATCTTCATCCAG GTGCTTGGTGCGCGATACGGAAGTTGTATGCAGAGAGAAGGATCTACAAATTAGAGATTTGaaggaaaaaattgtgagtttaaGTAGTTTGCTTAGAAAATCAGAGATGCAAAAGGCTGAGCTTATTCATCAGGTGAAAACTCAG AGTGTAGCTCTGAAGCATTATGCCAAGGGAGGACATAATTATGACTTACGCAAGCTG GATCACCGGAGCTCATTCATTGTCCTAGAAGACATGGATACATCTGTCTCAGAAAAATCCGATATGGAAAATTCAGATACGGAAAATTCAGATACGGAAAAATCAGATGTGGATTATGTAAGTGAAGAGGAGACTCCTAAGAGGCAACGAGTTAAGAAAAGAAACTCTAAAAACAGAAACCACTCTAACCCCGGAtctcattcatcaaataatagCGATCACGAGAGCATAAAGTTAGACAGTTCAGGGGAGGGAATAGTTGCTGCTGGTGGTGATAAGAACTATGCTTCAGGGTCAGGAGTATGCTGTTCTTGCACCAAGAGCTCATCATGCAAAACAAATAAATGTCAATGCCGGTCTTCTGGTGGGCTTTGTGGGACTGCATGTGGTTGTATGGCCAGTAAATGTGTCAATAGAGAAGTCGACAAATTGCAGCAGTCAAATTTTACTGAAAGGATTATAAATGGTATAGGGGCTGATGAACCAGAGAAGGATAGACTTCTTGCTTCTCATGGGGCCATGCTTCTACAGAATGCGTTGGTTGACAAACCTACAGAGGCAAATGAAGATGGTGGTCCAAGAAGAAAAGCTCTTTCTGACATTGGAAACACAACT GCAAAACCAAATGTACCAAAGCCTAACAAGAGAAAGAAATGGAGGACATCTTCGATACAACTTGTTACCAATCCTCCACTACCTTCATCTCAGCCAGAAAGTGGTGAACAACCACCGCAACCACAACCACAACTGCAATCTCAGAAGTTAGATAACATTGCAAATGGGGCTGACATTCCTATAAAATTACCGAGGGCAATGCGGTCTGTCACCACGTCTAATGGTGGGAATTTATTCAAAGAGAGGAATGCTGAGAAAACAGATGAATTAAGTGTCTACAAAGAGACAGCTGGGGGGGCTCTGGCTCCTCCCAGAAGTCCTATTAGGCAAAACAGGACATCAGATGAAAAGGAGAACATTGGCCATTAA
- the LOC115714604 gene encoding kinesin-like protein KIN-4C isoform X2: protein MENLETKAVDSSQCVRVAVNIRPLITSEVLFGCTDCISVVPGEPQVQIGSHSFTYDYVYGGTGSPSTIYEDCVAPLVDALFHGYNATVLAYGQTGSGKTYTMGTNYTGEGSSFGIIPKVMDSIFKGVCSKKSNTEFLIRVSFIEIFKEEVFDLLDTSSTTFSKNEGAAPSKPVGPARAPIQIRETANGGITLAGVTEAEVQTKEEMASYLTRGSLSRATASTNMNSQSSRSHAIFTITMEQKKIVSCPNGTSTDDFGDEILCAKLHLVDLAGSERAKRTGADGMRFKEGIHINKGLLALGNVISALGDEKKRKEGGHVPYRDSKLTRLLQDSLGGNSKTVMIACVSPADTNAEETLNTLKYANRARNIQNKAVINRDPMAAQLQRMRNQVEQLQAELLFYRGDAGTPYEELQILKKKVSLLEASKEELQRELQERQVTCEHLTQRAFEAQVEKDKLAMKIEMARNGKSWDEVELHSEQEHDLLKNYVSKIQELEGELLQLKNSNNRKHGLIDCADLDDDEFRSKNVLFPCGNEYSDYDCKIGDIAADIVDHEKEQEHSSVQEKLDRELKELDKELEQKEAEMKRVAGGNTSVLKQHYEKKVHELEQEKRVLQREIDELRHNLANISFTTDDGAQKLKEDYLQKLNLLESQVSVLKKKQDAQAQLLRQKQKSDEAAKRLQDEIQRIKTQKVQLQHKIKQESEQFRLWKASREKEVLQLKKEGRRNEYEMHKLLALNQRQKMVLQRKTEEASMATKRLKELLEARKASSRPGSINGPGVQALMQAIEHELEVTLRVHEVRSEYERQMEDRGRMAKEIARLKEEAEMLKQANSRDCPETMSPGARNSRIYALENMLSSSSSTLVSMASQLSEAEERERGFSGRGRWSQVRSLADAKNLMNYLFNLASSSRCLVRDTEVVCREKDLQIRDLKEKIVSLSSLLRKSEMQKAELIHQVKTQSVALKHYAKGGHNYDLRKLDHRSSFIVLEDMDTSVSEKSDMENSDTENSDTEKSDVDYVSEEETPKRQRVKKRNSKNRNHSNPGSHSSNNSDHESIKLDSSGEGIVAAGGDKNYASGSGVCCSCTKSSSCKTNKCQCRSSGGLCGTACGCMASKCVNREVDKLQQSNFTERIINGIGADEPEKDRLLASHGAMLLQNALVDKPTEANEDGGPRRKALSDIGNTTAKPNVPKPNKRKKWRTSSIQLVTNPPLPSSQPESGEQPPQPQPQLQSQKLDNIANGADIPIKLPRAMRSVTTSNGGNLFKERNAEKTDELSVYKETAGGALAPPRSPIRQNRTSDEKENIGH, encoded by the exons ATGGAAAATTTGGAGACGAAGGCCGTAGATTCATCACAGTGCGTTCGAGTAGCGGTTAACATCCGTCCATTGATTACTTCGGAGGTTTTGTTTGGCTGTACGGATTGCATTTCCGTTGTTCCGGGTGAACCACAG GTGCAAATTGGTTCACATTCATTCACGTATGATTATGTTTATGGTGGCACGGGATCTCCTTCTACCATTTACGAAGATTGTGTTGCTCCATTGGTAGATGCACTCTTCCATGGCTACAATGCTACCGTCCTTGCTTATGGGCAG ACTGGTTCTGGCAAAACATACACAATGGGAACCAATTATACAGGGGAAGGAAGTAGCTTTGGTATTATCCCCAAGGTCATGGATAGTATTTTCAAAGGAGTTTGCAGTAAGAAATCTAACACAGAGTTCTTGATTCGAGTTTCTTTTATTGAG ATATTCAAGGAGGAGGTGTTTGATTTACTTGACACGAGTTCAACAACTTTCTCTAAGAATGAAGGGGCAGCTCCTTCGAAGCCTGTTGGGCCTGCAAGAGCTCCGATACAGATTAGAGAAACTGCTAATGGAGGGATAACACTTGCTGGTGTGACCGAGGCAGAGGTTCAAACAAAGGAAGAGATGGCATCGTATTTGACTCGTGGCTCTTTATCTCGGGCTACTGCGAGTACTAATATGAATAGTCAGTCAAG TCGTTCACATGCTATCTTTACAATAACCATGGAGCAAAAAAAGATTGTAAGCTGTCCAAATGGAACATCCACTGATGATTTTGGAGATGAAATTCTTTGTGCAAAACTGCACTTGGTAGATCTTGCAGGTTCTGAACGAGCAAAGCGAACGGGTGCTGATGGCATGCGATTTAAAGAAG GCATTCATATAAACAAGGGCTTACTGGCTCTTGGCAATGTGATAAGTGCCTTGGGAGATGAGAAGAAGCGAAAAGAAGGTGGCCACGTTCCTTATCGTGATAGCAAATTAACTCGCTTACTACAG GATTCTCTCGGAGGAAATAGCAAGACAGTGATGATAG CTTGTGTTAGTCCTGCTGACACAAATGCTGAGGAGACATTGAACACACTAAAGTACGCAAACCGTGCTCGTAACATCCAAAACAAGGCAGTT ATCAATCGTGATCCAATGGCAGCCCAGTTGCAAAGAATGAGGAACCAAGTTGAGCAATTGCAAGCTGAGCTTTTGTTTTATCGTGGTGATGCCGGTACACCCTATGAGGAGTTACAG ATCCTTAAAAAGAAAGTGTCTTTGCTTGAAGCAAGCAAAGAGGAGCTGCAACGGGAGTTGCAAGAGCGTCAAGTTACTTGCGAACATCTAACGCAGAGAGCTTTTGAAGCTCAG GTTGAGAAAGATAAATTAGCCATGAAAATTGAAATGGCTCGAAATGGAAAGTCTTGGGATGAAGTGGAGTTACATTCAGAGCAG GAACATGACCTGTTGAAAAATTATGTATCCAAAATTCAAGAGCTTGAAGGAGAATTGTTGCAGTTGAAGAATTCGAACAATAGAAAACATGGCCTTATTGATTGTGCTGACTTGGATGATGATGAATTTCGTTCTAAGAATGTACTATTTCCTTGTGGCAATGAGTATTCTGATTATGATTGCAAAATTGGGGACATAGCAG CTGATATTGTTGATCATGAGAAAGAGCAAGAACATTCTTCTGTTCAAGAAAAATTGGACCGTGAACTGAAAGAATTGGATAAGGAACTTGAACAAAAGGAG GCCGAAATGAAGCGAGTTGCAGGGGGTAATACCTCGGTTCTTAAacaacattatgagaaaaaaGTTCACGAGTTGGAACAAGAGAAGAGAGTTTTACAG AGAGAGATTGACGAATTAAGACACAATCTTGcaaatatttcatttactaCTGATGACGGAGCTCAAAAGTTGAAGGAAGATTATCTGCAGAAGTTGAATCTTCTAGAATCACAG GTTTCCGTGTTGAAGAAAAAACAAGATGCTCAAGCTCAGCTGTTGAGACAAAAACAGAAAAGTGATGAGGCAGCAAAACGACTACAAGACGAGATTCAGAGAATAAAAACTCAGAAG GTTCAACTTCAACATAAGATCAAACAAGAGTCAGAGCAATTTAGGTTATGGAAAGCGTCTCGAGAGAAAGAAGTTCTCCAG CTTAAgaaagagggaaggagaaatgAGTATGAGATGCATAAGCTATTAGCTTTAAATCAAAGGCAAAAAATG GTTTTACAACGAAAGACAGAAGAAGCCTCCATGGCTACAAAAAGGCTAAAAGAGCTTTTGGAAGCTCGGAAAGCTTCTTCAC GTCCTGGAAGCATCAATGGTCCAGGAGTTCAG GCTTTGATGCAAGCAATTGAACATGAGCTTGAAGTTACTCTACGTGTACATGAAGTGCGCTCTGAATATGAGAGACAAATGGAAGA CCGGGGTAGAATGGCCAAGGAGATTGCAAGGCTAAAGGAAGAAGCGGAGATGCTGAAACAAGCTAATTCAAG AGATTGTCCTGAAACGATGTCTCCTGGTGCAAGAAACTCACGGATTTATGCACTTGAAAATATGCTTTCTTCTTCATCTAGCACCCTTGTTTCTATGGCATCACAATTATCAGAAGCAGAGGAGCGCGAGCGGGGTTTTAGTGGCAGAGGTCGTTGGAGTCAAGTTCGGTCTCTTGCTGATGCAAAGAATTTGATGAATTATCTATTCAATTTAGCATCTTCATCCAG GTGCTTGGTGCGCGATACGGAAGTTGTATGCAGAGAGAAGGATCTACAAATTAGAGATTTGaaggaaaaaattgtgagtttaaGTAGTTTGCTTAGAAAATCAGAGATGCAAAAGGCTGAGCTTATTCATCAGGTGAAAACTCAG AGTGTAGCTCTGAAGCATTATGCCAAGGGAGGACATAATTATGACTTACGCAAGCTG GATCACCGGAGCTCATTCATTGTCCTAGAAGACATGGATACATCTGTCTCAGAAAAATCCGATATGGAAAATTCAGATACGGAAAATTCAGATACGGAAAAATCAGATGTGGATTATGTAAGTGAAGAGGAGACTCCTAAGAGGCAACGAGTTAAGAAAAGAAACTCTAAAAACAGAAACCACTCTAACCCCGGAtctcattcatcaaataatagCGATCACGAGAGCATAAAGTTAGACAGTTCAGGGGAGGGAATAGTTGCTGCTGGTGGTGATAAGAACTATGCTTCAGGGTCAGGAGTATGCTGTTCTTGCACCAAGAGCTCATCATGCAAAACAAATAAATGTCAATGCCGGTCTTCTGGTGGGCTTTGTGGGACTGCATGTGGTTGTATGGCCAGTAAATGTGTCAATAGAGAAGTCGACAAATTGCAGCAGTCAAATTTTACTGAAAGGATTATAAATGGTATAGGGGCTGATGAACCAGAGAAGGATAGACTTCTTGCTTCTCATGGGGCCATGCTTCTACAGAATGCGTTGGTTGACAAACCTACAGAGGCAAATGAAGATGGTGGTCCAAGAAGAAAAGCTCTTTCTGACATTGGAAACACAACT GCAAAACCAAATGTACCAAAGCCTAACAAGAGAAAGAAATGGAGGACATCTTCGATACAACTTGTTACCAATCCTCCACTACCTTCATCTCAGCCAGAAAGTGGTGAACAACCACCGCAACCACAACCACAACTGCAATCTCAGAAGTTAGATAACATTGCAAATGGGGCTGACATTCCTATAAAATTACCGAGGGCAATGCGGTCTGTCACCACGTCTAATGGTGGGAATTTATTCAAAGAGAGGAATGCTGAGAAAACAGATGAATTAAGTGTCTACAAAGAGACAGCTGGGGGGGCTCTGGCTCCTCCCAGAAGTCCTATTAGGCAAAACAGGACATCAGATGAAAAGGAGAACATTGGCCATTAA